A genomic window from Yoonia rosea includes:
- the pth gene encoding aminoacyl-tRNA hydrolase — protein MKLLVGLGNPGAKYAQNRHNIGFMAMDRIATDHGFSSWRSKFQGQTCEGRLGSEKVTLLKPETFMNLSGQSVGEAMRYLKLAPDDIIVFHDELDLAPGKVRLKTGGGHAGHNGLRSIHGHIGPDYDRVRMGIGHPGHKDAVAGYVLRDFPKADAEWLDDELRGISDGIAELIAGDGGKFLNAIALRVAPPRSSKSTPKTAKPSPEPEPAPDNRSAMQKLVDRFR, from the coding sequence ATGAAATTGCTTGTTGGCCTTGGAAATCCCGGCGCGAAATACGCCCAGAACCGTCATAATATTGGGTTTATGGCGATGGACCGCATTGCCACCGATCACGGTTTCAGCAGCTGGCGGTCAAAATTTCAGGGCCAGACCTGCGAAGGCCGTCTTGGGTCCGAAAAGGTTACGCTGCTCAAGCCCGAGACATTCATGAACCTTTCGGGGCAATCCGTGGGCGAGGCGATGCGCTATCTCAAGCTCGCCCCCGATGACATTATCGTCTTTCACGACGAGCTCGATCTGGCCCCCGGCAAGGTTCGGTTAAAAACCGGTGGTGGCCATGCGGGGCACAACGGCCTGCGGTCGATCCATGGCCATATCGGACCGGACTATGACCGTGTGCGCATGGGCATCGGGCATCCGGGACACAAAGACGCCGTGGCCGGCTATGTGCTACGTGATTTCCCCAAGGCCGATGCAGAATGGCTTGATGACGAATTGCGCGGGATCAGTGACGGGATCGCGGAATTGATCGCGGGCGATGGTGGCAAGTTCCTCAATGCCATCGCCTTACGCGTGGCCCCGCCGCGATCCTCGAAATCGACACCAAAGACGGCCAAGCCCAGCCCCGAACCAGAGCCCGCACCCGACAACCGCTCGGCCATGCAAAAGCTTGTGGATCGCTTTCGGTGA
- a CDS encoding DUF2332 domain-containing protein, with product MTPAAIQEAFLYQSKACISLGSPFMGRLMALCAAMDWPAGLVTDRIFAWQGDISPRGQSVPLRLAGALHALHLQGHAGLGTVYPPQDATDAALWNAVSTALVSEAAHINTWLDGAPQTNEVRRATTLIAVGHLLAERFGLPLRTSELGASGGLNLHWDAYALAIRDQKFGADDPALTLSPEWHGPLPPAAKPHVTSRGGVDINPLDPHSPADALRLQAYLWADQPERLDLTRAAIGAAQTPVDKGDAIDWLAPRLAHVPGQTHLIYSTVAWQYFPAEKQALGTDLIAAAGATATQNTPLAWFSMENDGGTKGAALTLRIWPGDVTLHLGRADFHGRWVEWTAT from the coding sequence GTGACACCCGCCGCGATCCAAGAGGCATTTCTATATCAGTCAAAGGCCTGCATCAGCCTCGGCTCACCTTTTATGGGGCGGCTGATGGCGCTTTGTGCCGCGATGGACTGGCCTGCAGGGTTGGTCACCGACCGCATTTTTGCATGGCAGGGCGATATCAGCCCGCGCGGGCAATCCGTACCGCTGCGTCTTGCCGGTGCGCTGCACGCCCTGCATTTGCAGGGGCACGCGGGGCTTGGTACGGTTTACCCACCGCAAGACGCCACCGATGCCGCCCTTTGGAATGCCGTCAGTACTGCGCTGGTGTCCGAGGCTGCGCATATCAACACATGGCTTGATGGCGCACCACAAACCAACGAGGTGCGGCGCGCGACGACGCTGATAGCCGTCGGTCATCTTCTGGCAGAGCGTTTCGGCCTGCCACTGCGCACATCCGAACTGGGGGCAAGCGGCGGGTTGAACCTGCATTGGGATGCCTACGCGCTCGCAATTCGGGATCAGAAGTTCGGTGCGGATGACCCTGCACTGACGCTTTCACCGGAGTGGCACGGGCCACTTCCGCCTGCGGCAAAACCACATGTCACTTCACGCGGCGGCGTTGATATCAACCCGCTTGATCCGCACAGTCCGGCAGATGCGTTGCGTCTGCAGGCCTACCTCTGGGCGGACCAACCAGAACGGTTGGACCTCACACGTGCTGCAATCGGCGCAGCACAGACCCCAGTCGATAAAGGTGATGCGATTGATTGGCTTGCGCCACGCCTTGCCCATGTGCCCGGTCAGACGCATCTGATCTACAGCACGGTCGCATGGCAGTACTTTCCGGCCGAAAAACAGGCACTCGGCACCGATCTGATCGCAGCGGCCGGCGCAACAGCGACCCAAAACACGCCCTTGGCATGGTTCAGCATGGAAAACGACGGCGGCACAAAGGGTGCAGCGCTGACACTGCGAATTTGGCCCGGTGATGTGACGCTTCACCTTGGCCGTGCCGATTTTCACGGACGCTGGGTGGAGTGGACCGCAACCTGA
- a CDS encoding DUF2237 family protein gives MEKDPSFNVLGSALAPCSTDPMTGFFRNGACDTCATDHGSHTVCAVMTDEFLAFSKYVGNDLSTPRLEFGFPGLKAGDGWCLCASRFLQAHEEGCAPQVNLHATHVRALEIVPIDVLHANATPDQKT, from the coding sequence ATGGAAAAAGACCCCTCCTTCAATGTTCTCGGAAGTGCGCTCGCGCCCTGTTCGACCGACCCGATGACAGGGTTCTTTCGCAACGGGGCTTGCGACACCTGCGCCACCGATCACGGCAGTCACACGGTTTGCGCCGTCATGACGGATGAGTTCCTTGCGTTTTCCAAATACGTCGGCAACGACCTCAGCACACCGCGGCTAGAGTTCGGCTTTCCGGGGCTGAAGGCAGGGGATGGGTGGTGCCTCTGTGCCAGCCGCTTTCTACAAGCCCATGAGGAAGGCTGTGCGCCACAAGTGAACCTGCATGCGACCCATGTGCGGGCTCTCGAAATCGTACCAATCGACGTTCTGCACGCGAATGCGACCCCCGATCAGAAAACCTGA
- a CDS encoding helix-turn-helix transcriptional regulator, producing MIVMVQFLCAIFFVSRILASILGISPLSWQLYELVELGAALGLLLGVGFGWFTLRRTMERNAVVEDQLRLASGAFMDVLEERFSAWELTPAERDVALFALKGMSTQEIAGLRAVSEGTIKAQTNAIYRKAGVSGRTQLMSLFIDDLMAKA from the coding sequence ATGATCGTAATGGTGCAGTTCCTCTGCGCTATTTTCTTTGTGTCGCGCATCCTTGCATCAATCCTCGGGATCAGCCCGCTGAGTTGGCAACTTTATGAACTGGTGGAACTCGGCGCAGCGCTGGGTCTTTTGCTCGGGGTTGGTTTTGGCTGGTTCACCTTGCGGCGGACGATGGAACGCAATGCTGTTGTTGAAGATCAGCTTCGTTTGGCGTCGGGCGCCTTTATGGATGTTCTGGAAGAACGCTTTAGCGCGTGGGAATTGACCCCGGCGGAACGGGATGTGGCACTCTTTGCCCTAAAGGGCATGTCGACCCAAGAGATCGCAGGCCTGCGCGCGGTCAGCGAGGGTACCATCAAGGCCCAGACAAACGCCATTTACCGCAAGGCCGGTGTCAGCGGGCGCACCCAGCTTATGAGCCTCTTTATTGATGATCTGATGGCCAAGGCCTGA
- a CDS encoding PepSY domain-containing protein translates to MLRKIVICLALAGTPQLAAAQSVQDQIVSQLRNQGFSEITLQRTWLGRVRVTAIRDDLRRELVFNPQTGEILRDYWRDEDDEGPRLFNPDSSASGGSGTNDDDDDDDDDDDDDDDDDDDDDDDDDDDDDDDDDDDDDDDDDDDDDDDDD, encoded by the coding sequence ATGTTGAGGAAGATCGTTATTTGCCTTGCGCTTGCGGGGACACCCCAACTCGCAGCGGCGCAGTCCGTACAGGATCAGATCGTATCGCAACTGCGCAATCAAGGGTTTTCAGAAATCACATTGCAACGCACATGGCTTGGCCGTGTGCGCGTGACCGCAATACGTGACGATCTGCGCCGTGAGCTTGTCTTCAACCCGCAAACCGGGGAAATCCTGCGCGACTACTGGCGCGACGAGGATGACGAGGGTCCGCGGCTTTTCAATCCCGACAGTTCGGCCAGTGGGGGTTCGGGCACGAACGACGATGACGATGATGACGACGATGATGACGATGACGATGATGATGACGACGACGACGATGACGACGATGACGATGATGACGACGACGACGATGATGACGATGACGACGATGATGACGATGATGACGATGATGACGATGATGACGACTAG
- the trpB gene encoding tryptophan synthase subunit beta, translating into MANDLFNSFMTGPDEKGRFGDFGGRFVSETLMPLILELEAQYEHAKTDETFWAEMHDLWTHYVGRPSPLYHAERLTAHLGGAKIYMKRDELNHTGAHKINNVLGQIILARRMGKTRIIAETGAGQHGVATATVCAKFGLKCVVYMGAHDVERQAPNVFRMRLLGAEVVAVTSGRGTLKDAMNDALRDWVTNVRDTFYCIGTVAGPHPYPAMVRDFQAIIGQETKEQMQAAEGRLPDTLIAAIGGGSNAMGLFYPFLDDKEVNIIGVEAGGKGVNAKMEHCASLTGGRPGVLHGNRTYLLQDDVGQILEGFSISAGLDYPGIGPEHAWLHDIGRAQYVAITDSEALEAFQLCCALEGIIPALEPSHALAHVMKIAPDLPKDHLLVMNMCGRGDKDIFTVAKHLGFDMKA; encoded by the coding sequence ATGGCCAACGATCTTTTCAACAGCTTCATGACGGGTCCCGACGAAAAGGGCCGTTTCGGCGATTTCGGCGGACGTTTCGTGTCCGAGACGCTGATGCCGCTGATCCTCGAATTGGAAGCGCAGTACGAGCACGCCAAAACTGATGAGACGTTCTGGGCCGAAATGCACGATCTCTGGACCCATTATGTTGGTCGTCCCAGTCCGCTTTACCACGCCGAGCGCCTGACTGCGCATCTCGGTGGTGCGAAGATCTACATGAAGCGCGACGAGTTGAACCACACGGGCGCGCATAAAATCAACAATGTGCTGGGCCAGATCATTCTGGCCCGCCGCATGGGCAAGACCCGCATCATTGCCGAGACAGGTGCAGGCCAGCACGGTGTTGCAACGGCCACGGTCTGTGCGAAATTCGGTCTGAAATGTGTGGTCTATATGGGCGCACATGATGTCGAGCGTCAGGCCCCCAACGTGTTCCGTATGCGCCTTCTTGGCGCAGAGGTTGTGGCCGTGACATCCGGTCGTGGCACCCTGAAAGATGCAATGAATGATGCGCTGCGCGACTGGGTGACCAACGTGCGCGACACCTTCTATTGTATTGGCACGGTGGCCGGCCCGCACCCGTACCCTGCGATGGTCCGCGATTTTCAGGCGATTATTGGTCAGGAAACCAAAGAGCAGATGCAGGCCGCCGAGGGCCGTCTGCCTGACACCCTGATTGCGGCAATCGGTGGTGGCTCGAATGCGATGGGCCTGTTTTACCCGTTCCTTGACGACAAAGAAGTCAACATCATCGGCGTCGAGGCCGGTGGCAAAGGTGTGAACGCCAAAATGGAGCACTGTGCCTCTTTGACGGGCGGGCGCCCGGGGGTCTTGCATGGCAACCGCACTTATCTTTTGCAGGATGATGTGGGGCAAATCCTTGAGGGCTTCAGCATCTCGGCCGGTCTTGATTACCCCGGCATCGGTCCGGAACATGCCTGGCTGCATGATATCGGCCGCGCGCAATATGTGGCCATCACTGATTCTGAGGCATTGGAGGCATTCCAGCTTTGCTGTGCGCTGGAGGGCATCATTCCGGCGTTGGAGCCGTCCCACGCCCTTGCCCATGTGATGAAGATTGCACCCGACCTGCCCAAAGACCACCTGCTGGTGATGAATATGTGCGGGCGCGGGGATAAAGATATCTTTACCGTAGCCAAACACCTTGGCTTTGACATGAAGGCCTAG
- a CDS encoding phosphoribosylanthranilate isomerase: MPRQTRVKICGLRDVAALQAAVDAGAAYVGLVFFPKSPRNVTIAEAATLALAVPAGVAKVALVVDADNALLDEITAHVPLDILQLHGHETPERVSEIRARYGLPVMKAVGVADESDLAALDSYARVADQILVDAKPPKDADLPGGNGLSFDWRLIAGRRWPVPWMLAGGLTPQTVGEAIALTGATQVDVSSGVESTPGVKDAALIAAFCTAAQAD, encoded by the coding sequence ATGCCGCGCCAGACGCGGGTCAAAATCTGCGGGCTTCGTGATGTTGCCGCGCTCCAAGCGGCTGTGGATGCCGGGGCTGCTTATGTGGGTCTCGTGTTCTTTCCGAAATCACCACGCAATGTGACGATCGCAGAGGCGGCGACACTTGCGCTGGCTGTGCCGGCCGGTGTGGCCAAGGTCGCGCTGGTGGTTGATGCGGATAACGCGCTGCTTGATGAGATCACGGCACATGTCCCGCTGGATATCCTGCAATTGCATGGACATGAAACACCCGAGCGGGTGTCAGAAATTCGGGCCCGATATGGGCTGCCTGTGATGAAGGCGGTTGGTGTCGCTGATGAAAGCGATCTGGCGGCATTGGATAGCTATGCCCGTGTTGCGGATCAGATCCTTGTCGATGCCAAGCCGCCTAAGGACGCGGATCTGCCGGGCGGGAACGGTTTGTCCTTTGACTGGCGTTTGATTGCGGGGCGCCGCTGGCCTGTGCCATGGATGCTGGCCGGTGGTTTGACGCCGCAGACGGTCGGTGAGGCGATTGCGCTGACAGGGGCCACGCAGGTTGATGTGTCGTCAGGAGTCGAATCCACGCCGGGCGTCAAAGATGCTGCGCTGATTGCTGCGTTTTGTACGGCAGCGCAGGCGGATTAA
- a CDS encoding lipopolysaccharide assembly protein LapA domain-containing protein encodes MKTIRYAFWAIVGLCLILIGLANRDVVTLRAMPEAVGDLLGLAPDIQLPLFVVIFIAVGAGLMIGFLWEWVREYRIRSDARGKAREVEALKREVAQLRGAAGTGKDGDDVLALLEKTG; translated from the coding sequence ATGAAAACCATTCGCTATGCATTCTGGGCCATCGTCGGCCTTTGTCTTATCCTGATTGGGCTTGCCAATCGTGATGTCGTCACCCTGCGCGCCATGCCTGAGGCGGTCGGTGACTTGCTGGGTCTGGCGCCTGATATCCAGCTGCCTTTGTTCGTCGTGATCTTTATTGCAGTGGGTGCCGGTCTGATGATCGGGTTCCTGTGGGAATGGGTGCGCGAATATCGCATCCGGTCTGATGCGCGCGGCAAAGCGCGTGAAGTCGAAGCGCTCAAGCGTGAGGTGGCACAGCTGCGCGGCGCTGCGGGAACCGGCAAAGACGGCGATGACGTTCTGGCATTGCTTGAAAAGACAGGCTGA
- the ihfB gene encoding integration host factor subunit beta produces the protein MIRSELIQKLADENPHLYQRDVEKIVNTIFEEIIEAMARGDRVELRGFGAFSVKKRDQRIGRNPRTGEAVEVEEKHVPFFKTGKLLRDRLNGN, from the coding sequence ATGATCCGTTCCGAACTGATCCAGAAACTCGCCGACGAGAACCCGCATCTTTATCAACGCGATGTCGAAAAGATTGTGAATACGATTTTTGAAGAGATCATCGAAGCGATGGCGCGTGGTGACCGGGTTGAGCTGCGCGGGTTCGGCGCATTTTCTGTCAAGAAACGTGACCAACGGATTGGCCGCAATCCCCGGACCGGTGAAGCGGTCGAAGTCGAAGAAAAGCATGTGCCCTTTTTCAAGACAGGCAAGCTGCTGCGCGACCGGCTGAACGGCAACTAG
- the rpsA gene encoding 30S ribosomal protein S1, whose translation MANSMEEFEALLNESFEMDTPAEGSVVKGKVIAIEAGQAIIDVGYKMEGRVDLKEFANPGEEAEIAVGDTVEVFLRQVENARGEAVISREMARREEAWDRLEKAYADEERVDGAIFGRVKGGFTVDLGGAVAFLPGSQVDVRPVRDAGPLMGLKQPFQILKMDRRRGNIVVSRRAILEESRAEQRAEVIGNLTEGQEVDGVVKNITEYGAFVDLGGVDGLLHVTDMAWRRVNHPSEILTIGETIKVQVIKINKETHRISLGMKQLQDDPWDAVEAKFSLGSVHQGRVTNITDYGAFVELEAGVEGLVHVSEMSWTKKNVHPGKIVSTSQEVEVMVLEIDSAKRRVSLGLKQTQRNPWEVFAETHPEGTEVEGEVKNITEFGLFVGLEGDIDGMVHLSDLTWEGRGEDVIGDFRKGDMVRAKVAEVDVEKERISLSIKALDGDPFAEAVGGVKRGSVITVEVTKIEDGGIEVDYEGAKSFIRRSDLSRDRAEQRPERFGVGDKVDVRVTNIDSKTRKLGLSIKAREIAEEKEAVEQYGSSDSGASLGDILGAALKGDE comes from the coding sequence ATGGCTAATTCAATGGAAGAGTTTGAAGCACTCTTGAACGAAAGCTTCGAAATGGACACGCCCGCCGAAGGGTCTGTTGTCAAAGGCAAGGTGATCGCAATCGAAGCGGGCCAAGCCATCATCGACGTAGGCTACAAGATGGAAGGCCGCGTTGATCTGAAAGAATTCGCAAACCCCGGGGAAGAGGCTGAAATTGCCGTTGGAGACACTGTCGAAGTGTTCCTGCGTCAGGTTGAAAACGCCCGCGGCGAAGCTGTTATCTCGCGTGAGATGGCGCGCCGTGAAGAGGCCTGGGATCGTCTGGAAAAAGCCTATGCTGACGAAGAGCGCGTTGATGGCGCAATCTTTGGCCGCGTCAAAGGTGGTTTCACTGTCGACCTTGGCGGCGCTGTTGCGTTCCTGCCGGGCTCTCAGGTTGATGTCCGCCCTGTGCGTGACGCAGGCCCGTTGATGGGTCTCAAGCAGCCATTCCAGATTTTGAAAATGGACCGTCGCCGTGGCAACATCGTTGTATCGCGTCGTGCAATCCTTGAAGAATCACGTGCCGAGCAGCGTGCCGAAGTCATCGGCAACCTGACCGAAGGCCAGGAAGTTGACGGCGTCGTCAAGAACATCACCGAATACGGTGCGTTCGTTGATCTGGGCGGTGTTGACGGTCTGTTGCACGTCACAGACATGGCATGGCGCCGTGTGAACCACCCATCCGAAATCCTCACAATTGGTGAGACGATCAAGGTGCAGGTCATCAAGATCAACAAAGAAACCCACCGTATCAGCCTTGGCATGAAGCAGCTGCAGGACGATCCATGGGATGCTGTCGAAGCGAAATTCTCGCTTGGTTCCGTACATCAGGGGCGTGTGACCAACATCACTGATTACGGCGCATTTGTTGAGCTGGAAGCCGGTGTTGAAGGTCTGGTTCACGTGTCCGAGATGTCCTGGACCAAAAAGAACGTACACCCCGGCAAGATCGTGTCTACTTCGCAGGAAGTGGAAGTCATGGTTCTGGAAATCGATTCTGCGAAGCGTCGCGTTTCCCTTGGCCTCAAGCAGACACAGCGTAACCCATGGGAAGTCTTTGCTGAGACACATCCTGAGGGCACCGAAGTGGAAGGCGAAGTCAAGAACATCACCGAATTCGGTCTGTTTGTTGGCCTCGAAGGCGACATCGACGGCATGGTTCACCTGTCTGACCTGACATGGGAAGGCCGTGGCGAGGACGTCATCGGTGATTTCCGCAAGGGCGACATGGTCCGTGCGAAAGTGGCCGAAGTCGACGTCGAGAAAGAGCGTATCTCGCTCTCGATCAAGGCACTCGACGGTGATCCGTTCGCAGAAGCCGTTGGCGGCGTGAAGCGTGGTTCGGTCATCACGGTTGAAGTGACCAAGATCGAAGACGGCGGCATTGAAGTTGACTATGAAGGTGCAAAATCCTTTATCCGTCGTTCCGATCTGTCCCGTGACCGTGCCGAGCAGCGCCCAGAGCGTTTCGGCGTTGGCGACAAGGTTGACGTCCGTGTGACCAACATCGACAGCAAGACCCGCAAGCTGGGTCTGTCGATCAAGGCACGCGAGATTGCAGAAGAGAAGGAAGCGGTTGAGCAGTATGGTTCATCTGATTCCGGCGCATCCTTGGGTGATATCCTTGGTGCAGCTCTGAAGGGCGACGAATAA
- a CDS encoding SRPBCC family protein, producing MTEWIKITRTFDAPIEEVWAMWADAANFQKWYGPRGFSVPVAEMDVTVGGTRKINMEMKTPDRTMSMWFTGQYKEVSAPHKLVYTESMCDPDGNLISPSAMGMPEGTPEVTEITVELTEEDGKTLMVMTHAGIPAGTPGEGGWMQAFDKMGEVLG from the coding sequence ATGACCGAATGGATTAAGATCACGCGCACGTTTGATGCACCGATTGAAGAGGTTTGGGCCATGTGGGCCGACGCTGCGAACTTTCAAAAATGGTATGGCCCCAGAGGCTTTTCCGTCCCAGTGGCCGAAATGGACGTGACCGTTGGCGGAACGCGCAAGATCAACATGGAAATGAAAACTCCTGACCGGACAATGTCGATGTGGTTTACGGGGCAATACAAAGAGGTCAGCGCGCCACACAAACTGGTCTACACCGAGAGCATGTGCGACCCGGATGGCAACCTGATTTCGCCCAGTGCGATGGGCATGCCCGAAGGGACCCCTGAAGTGACCGAAATTACGGTGGAACTGACCGAGGAAGACGGCAAAACACTCATGGTCATGACACACGCCGGTATCCCCGCAGGCACACCGGGCGAAGGCGGCTGGATGCAGGCATTCGACAAGATGGGCGAAGTTCTGGGGTAG
- a CDS encoding ArsR/SmtB family transcription factor, giving the protein METSASLDAAFAALAHPTRRAILARLAQGEATVNELAAPFAMSLPAISKHIRVLETANLISRGRRAQYRPCQINAAPLAEIAAWTDAYRHIWDARFDAMDAALKDMIPTEEEDDDRMD; this is encoded by the coding sequence ATGGAAACTTCCGCATCCCTTGACGCCGCATTCGCAGCGCTTGCACATCCGACACGTCGGGCAATTCTTGCGCGCCTTGCGCAAGGCGAGGCAACAGTCAACGAACTGGCGGCCCCCTTTGCAATGAGCCTGCCTGCGATTTCCAAACATATCCGCGTGCTTGAAACGGCCAATCTGATCAGCCGTGGCCGTCGCGCGCAGTATCGTCCTTGCCAGATCAATGCAGCGCCCTTGGCGGAGATCGCTGCATGGACCGACGCCTATCGCCATATCTGGGATGCCCGATTTGATGCGATGGATGCCGCACTCAAAGACATGATACCTACAGAAGAGGAAGACGATGACCGAATGGATTAA
- a CDS encoding CatA-like O-acetyltransferase, whose translation MTYTLVDLQTWPRSAQFRLFRTYQQPHYATTTRMNVTHLMQRKADGISPYRACLYAIGAGLHTVPELCMRFRGDTVVAHDMVTLSMTVPTDAGSFGYAYVPYVADFGAFEAQAAALIGKVAKGGVLQANSGERDDLAYLSCMPWLDYTAINNALPGPDDCIPRVTWGKFVERDGRWDMAMTLEVHHALVDGAQVGAYFAAVQAALDQL comes from the coding sequence ATGACCTATACGCTTGTTGACCTTCAAACCTGGCCCCGTAGCGCGCAATTCCGGCTTTTCCGGACCTACCAGCAGCCGCATTACGCAACGACCACGCGCATGAATGTTACACATCTGATGCAGCGCAAGGCCGATGGGATTTCACCCTACCGTGCATGTCTTTATGCAATCGGGGCTGGTTTGCATACTGTACCGGAACTTTGCATGCGTTTCCGCGGAGATACTGTGGTTGCCCATGATATGGTGACGTTATCCATGACAGTGCCGACGGATGCGGGCAGTTTCGGCTATGCCTATGTACCCTATGTTGCCGATTTTGGTGCGTTTGAGGCGCAGGCGGCGGCGTTGATCGGTAAGGTGGCGAAGGGCGGTGTGCTGCAAGCCAACAGCGGAGAGCGCGATGATCTTGCCTATCTGTCGTGTATGCCGTGGCTGGATTACACGGCGATCAACAATGCTTTGCCCGGGCCAGACGACTGCATTCCGCGGGTGACATGGGGAAAATTTGTTGAGCGGGACGGACGCTGGGACATGGCCATGACGCTTGAGGTGCATCACGCGCTGGTCGACGGGGCGCAAGTAGGCGCGTATTTCGCGGCGGTGCAGGCCGCATTGGACCAGCTTTAA
- the cmk gene encoding (d)CMP kinase, which produces MSFVVAIDGPAAAGKGTISKAVAAHFGFAHLDTGLLYRAVGAKVIAGAEPIVAARALDPVDLENERLRTPAVAQAASEVAVIEEVRAALVAFQRSFAARADGAVLDGRDIGTVICPEADVKLFVTASAECRAERRFQELSDKGTDTTFETVLADVKQRDARDQSRAASPLIPADDAILLDTSDLTAAEAVAAAIKVVEAARS; this is translated from the coding sequence ATGAGCTTTGTCGTTGCCATTGATGGTCCAGCCGCCGCAGGCAAAGGGACGATTTCCAAGGCGGTTGCCGCGCATTTCGGTTTTGCGCATCTTGATACGGGGCTGCTTTATCGTGCGGTCGGGGCCAAAGTGATTGCAGGAGCGGAACCGATTGTGGCCGCACGTGCGCTTGATCCTGTTGATCTTGAAAATGAGCGTCTCCGCACCCCCGCCGTGGCCCAAGCCGCAAGCGAGGTGGCTGTGATCGAAGAGGTGCGCGCCGCACTTGTGGCTTTCCAGCGCAGTTTTGCAGCCCGCGCAGATGGTGCCGTGCTGGACGGACGCGATATCGGGACCGTGATTTGCCCAGAAGCTGACGTGAAGCTTTTCGTCACCGCCAGCGCCGAATGCCGTGCCGAACGGCGCTTTCAGGAGCTTTCGGACAAAGGGACCGACACCACCTTTGAGACGGTGCTGGCGGATGTGAAACAACGTGATGCGCGCGATCAAAGCCGCGCTGCGTCTCCTTTGATCCCCGCTGATGACGCCATTTTGCTTGATACCTCGGATTTAACGGCGGCTGAGGCAGTTGCCGCTGCGATCAAGGTCGTCGAGGCGGCGCGCAGTTAG